The genomic region AACCCGAGTTCACCGAGTTTGTTCTCATCGAACCATACGGGCTGCCTTCCATAATAGTAGGAATCACGTCTCTTCTCATCTATATCCAATGCTCTCCAGTTTAACAGAAGAGAAAGGCTGCTGTTCTCCCTGTGGAGACGGTAGGGCCACATGGAGAGTTCCCTTTCCGTAAGTGTTATCTCCCTTTTCTGCTCTGAGGACCTGTTCAGGACCACGTTTGTCAGAATAGCAATGTTGGCAGCGATGATCACAAAAAAAGCCAACAGGAAAAGTCTTTTGGTGTAAAGCGCTGTTTTCATTTCGATACCTCCCGACTATGTGCAATAGCAGCACTTCTCAATCGTTTAAAGAGATATAGCATCAAGATCGCTGTCAGTCCGATAAGGAAAAAGAAAAGATACTTCGGCATCCATTCCCACCACCAGTCATACAGTTTTGTATAGAGGAATATGGTAAAGAAGATATTGCCGGTATTGATGACGTCCGTCCATCCCTTTTTGACACCTGCATAAATGGCAGCTGCACTCAGCATGAATCCTGTGAGCTGATAGAAAGCTTCAATAGTATTATTGTCAAGATCCAGGTAACTCACACCTCCCCAGTTGGCGAGGATAAGGACCGGTATGAAGAACAGCAGCATGGCAAAAACACGGTAGATCACGGGAAAGCCGGGGAATCTGTGATGGGGCAGGAACGAGAGGAGAAAGAGCAGGATGGCTGCAGGGAAAAAGTTTTCCGGTCTCTCCCCGAAATCGATCCAGTAGCAGCCGTTCCATGTCCCGGTTTTCGCCGACAGGAAATAGGACAAAAACAGAATACCGATGGCAAGGAGCAGACGTGCATTTGTGGCGTAAGCCAGCAGGAAGGAGAAAACAGCCCAGGTCAAAAAAGCATTTTCAGAGGGTGCTATATTGAATATCTGTCCAAGCATAGAGATGTTCAGAACAAAGGCAGTAATGGTCATGAATCCTAAAATCTTTGAAAAATAGCCTGTACTTTCCCGTGGAGAGATATATGCAGTGGCACCCAGGCCGATCAGCGGTGTCGACACAAGGATGAGGACTTGCATATAGGTCGGGAATCTTCCCCAGAACTGATAAAAAAGGAAAAAGAGACTGGCAGCCAATCCGAGTGCACCAAGAAATGAGGTGATCTTCATACCGAGGCTCAGCTGTTTCTCCCGGCTGCTTGCATCGATATCGAATGCAGAAGAGAGCTCTCCGATAAGGTTTTGATGATAGGTATCGATAGCAGAGTGCTGTGCTTGGGTCAAAGAGACGATATTTTCCTGCTCTAGCAGTTTCAGTTCTGTTTGAAAATCTGTGATCCTGTCAACCCTTTTCTGGGCTTCTGCTTTTGATCTTACTGCCATCGGTCCATCCTTTCTGCTTTGCCTAATCTCTTCATGTTACTGTAACTCCTAAGCCCAGAAATCTTCATCGCTCATGCTACCGCTTTTCTTCTTGGCGACCATTTCCGCTTTGAGTGACTTTTTGCCATTGATGTCAAGATTCCAATACTCTCTCAAGTGCATAATGTCATATTCGTGGTCGAATGCGGCTTCGAGTTCTCCCTCTTCGAGCAGAAAACTTTTATTGGTAGGTACTCTTTCGTTGTCGGGGTGATAGACGAAGGTTTCGTAGAGAAAGATGCCGCCGGGTTTGAGTGCCCTGGTGATCTTTGGGAAAAGTGTGCGCTTGAGAAAGTAGGTACAGATGACCAGGTCATAGGTCTCTTCGGGAAATTCCGCAGTATCCAGATCGACCTCTTTGGGATGGATGTGTTCAAGGTTTTTAAGAGAGTTGATGGCCACAGAACTGATATCCCAGGCATCGACCTCAAAACCGAGGGAAGCAAGATATTTGCTGTGACGGCCCATACCACAGGCAATGTCGAGTGCTCTGTTGCCTGTGGCCAGTTTGGCATACTGTGTGATGAGTTTTATGGGTTCATTGGGGATGGGGTTGTTGAGATATTTCTCATCCCAGCGCTCTTTGTCTTCACGTGCCATACTTACAGCCTTTTTTGGTACTATTCTACCAAAATAATATTGGGATAACGACAATGGCAAAAACAACATTCATATCATGGAACGTGAACGGTATCCGGGCTGTAGAGAAAAAAGCAGCACTCAAATGGATTGACGAAGCAGAAGTGGATTTCCTGGGCCTTCAGGAGATCAAAGCCGAAGCCGACCAGATCCCCGAAAGCATTTTTGAAAGAGACTATAAATTCCAAAGCATCAACTCCTCTTCAAAGAAAGGGCAGTCTGGTGTAGCGCTCTACACGGATGTCAAAGGGTTGGCAATGTGCTGTGAACATGTAGATATACTCGATGAAGGGCGCATCAATGAGTACCATTTTGGTGATATTGCTTATTTCAATGTCTATTTCCCGAACGGACAGCGCAACGAGGAGAGACTGGCATACAAACTGGCATTTTACGACCGCTTTTTGGCACATATCAACGAGCTTCGAAGCCAGGGGAGATCCATCGTTGTCTGCGGCGATGTCAATACGGCCCACAGATCCATCGATCTGGCACGTCCCAAAGCCAATGAAGATACATCCGGTTTCCTGCCTGTCGAGAGGGCCTGGATGGACAGACTTATCGAGAATGGGTACATCGATACCTTCCGTCATGTGCATGGCGACATAGAAGAGCGTTACAGCTGGTGGAGCTACAGGGCAGGGGCCAGAAGCAGGAATGTAGGCTGGAGGATCGATTACTTCTTCGTCTCAGACGACCTGAAAGGAAAGATCGTCGATGCAGACATACTGGATGATGTGATGGGAAGTGACCATTGCCCTGTTAAGCTGGTACTGGATATTTAAAAAAAGGGGGGGAGCGGTTATACCTCTGCCCCGGTATAGTAGAATTCATCAAGTCCTTCAAGAAAGGCCATAAGCAGGTCATCGGTGCAGGCTTTGAAATTCTTGTGGTCTTCTTTTCTGAAAAGTGATTTCAGTTCCTGTTTGCTGAGGGTTGCATCGCCAAGCCCGAAGATGATCTCGGTCTCCGGCTCTTTGAGTTCCAGAGCGATACGGAGTTTTTTGAGTATGAGATTGTTGGTAAGTGGTACCGCTTCATCATCATTGGGTCTTTTGGGAGAGGGCCCACGTTTTAGCGTGACAAGGCCATCCAGGAAAACACCAAGCTCTTCATAGCTGCAAAGCGAAAAATCTTTGTCTATACGTTTCTTCAGCAATGCCTCAAGATGGCTGGGTGTCATCTCATACCCCTCAAGCCGGTATGCCTCAATCATCTCTTCCTGCGTAAGGCTCAGGGCTTTTGAGATTTTATAGAGTATATCGTTCGTTTTCAAAGCTTTCCTTACTTTTTTGCAATGTTGGTATTGCAGAGTGTCGCTTCAACGGTAGTGGAAAAGCCGATAGTGACATCGCTCCATGTCTTTCCCTTGTGCAGGTCAAAACAGGCTTTGTTGATGGAAGCAAGTGATTCACCCGCTGCAAAATCGACAAGGTCAATGGTACCGGTAGCATCGAATTTTCCCTTGTTGTAGATATACTTCATAGGCACGGTACGTGTTTTGCCGTTCATGGTGACCTCTACACTCAGTGAACCGGTTCTGGGTTTTCCTTTTTCATGTTTGTCACTTCTTTTGATATCGACGATCTTCGCTTCGATCGTATTTGTACTCATCGTTCCAAAGAAGAATTTGACCAGTTTTTCATCCCTTCCCGGATTCCCTGTAGTGATCTTTTGTGTGTCGATGTTCACCTTCGAACCTACAAAGAGTTCCCTGAAGTTCTTTCCTTCCAGTGAAGCAGGGATATACTTGACTGCCGTGAACTGCCCGCCCACACCGATCTTCTCAGGTGTTTTGTAGGCTTTCCATGTGACATTCAGCTCTTTTGGCTGTACGAGTACACAGCCTGTTGATGCATCGGGTCCTGCAGCATAGGTGAGTGAGGCAAAGGCCAGGAGTGATATAAGTGTTCTTTTCATGTTTGTATCCTTTAAAAATAGATGTTAGTGCGGAACTATTTGGCAGCAGCTTCTTCTGCCAGTTTCTGCATAGCGATGTGCGCCTTCTGTATAATACCCAAACAAGTTTTATCTTTAATATTGTGTTTGAGTGTCCAGTACTCCGGGTTGGTATAGGTGATGGTGGTCTTCCCCTCATAGTCGGTAGAGAAGAGCATGCGTAGAGGCAGATCCAGTCCCATGGAAGGGTTACACTGCATCAGCTTCGTTCCCATCTTCGGGTTCCCGAATACCACGACGGTCTCAGGTTTGAGCCGCATGCCTACACTTTGTGCATTCTTTGCATGGTCTATCGTCTCAAAATGGACAAGGCCCTGGGACTTGACAGCAGAAACAAGCTTTGCTACGGCAGTGGGAACATCATTCTGTGTCTCTACGCTTTCAAGGAAAGCCCCTTTTTTATTCTCACAGCCTGTAAAGACCAAAGCAAACAGACCAATTATCAGCCACTTCTTCATAACCTTTCCTTTCTGTGTTGTGTGGATACACACACTATATTTCTGAACGCTAAGTACTTAACGCTTAACGCTGTTCGGCAGAGCCGGACTTTACACATTGAACCTGAAATGCATGACATCACCGTCCTGGACAATGTACTCTTTCCCTTCAAGTCTGTTCTTTCCGGCTTCCTTCGCTCCCTGTTCTCCGCCATACTTGATGAAATCTTCATAAGAGATGACCTCTGCACGGATGAATCCCTTTTCGAAGTCATTGTGGATGACCGCCGCTGCTTTAGGAGCAGTGGTACCTTTGCGGATAGTCCAGGCACGTACCTCTTTGACACCGGCAGTGAAGTAGCTCATCAGTCCAAGCTTGTCGAATCCTTTGTGGATGATCTGCTCAAGTCCCGATTCCTCGACACCGAGGTCGGCAAGCATCTCTTCTCTCTCATCATCATCGAAATCGACCATCTCCTCTTCGACTTTGGCACAGAGTTTGATGACCTCCGAGTTTCTCTCCTCTGCATAGGCTTTGAGCTTCTGTACGAATTCATTGTCTTCGCTCAGTCCCTCTTCGTCCACATTGGCACCGTAGATGATCTCTTTGCTTGTCAAAAGACGCAGGTCTCTGTTCATCGCTTTGAAGGCATCGTCTTCGATCTCTGCAAAAGTAGAGACGGGATGTCCCTCTTCAATATGGGCAAGAAGTGCTTCGGCTATGGCAAGCTGGGCTTTGGCATCTTTGTCATTTCCTTTGGCTTTCTTCCTGAGCATCTCGATACGTTTGATAACCGCATCGATATCGGCAAACAGAAGTTCCTGCTCGATGATCTCGACATCACGGATAGGATCGATGGAACCTTCGGTATGTACGACATTGTCATCTTCAAAACATCTGACGATATGCAGGATGACCTCGGTCTCGCGGATGTTCCCGAGGAACTTGTTCCCCAGACCTTCGCCCTTGCTGGCACCTTTGACCAGGCCGGCAATGTCCACGAAGTCAAGTGTGGAGTGCTGGATCCTCTCCGGGTTGACGATCTTTGCGAGTTCGTCAAGCCTTTTGTCCGGTACCGGTACCACTGCCTTGTTCGGTTCGATCGTACAGAACGGGTAGTTGGCGCTCTCTGCATTCTGTGCTTTCGTCAGTGCGTTAAAGGTGGTGGATTTCCCTACATTCGGCAATCCTACAAGTCCAATGCCTAGTCCCATGATAATTCCTTCGTGTCATAATTATTACGCGATTTTATCGAAATCTTGGTGAAGGAGGGGTTAGTGTGATACAACAATCATTCTATTTGATGTATAATACCCCTAATTGAACAAGGAGAGTCCTTCATGGAAAATGTATTGATCGTCCTGATCGTGACCATCGCCATTGCCACGGTACTGAATGTTGTATTGAAGAAGTTCGATATTCCAACGGTCATAGGGTATGTAATATCCGGTTTTGTGATCTCTTCCCTGTACCACTTTGCCGAAGATTCCAGGGAGGCATTGTCCCATCTGGCAGAGTTCGGTATTGTCTTCCTGATGTTCACCATCGGACTGGAGTTCTCTGTCAACCATCTCAAGCATATGAAGCGGGAGGTCTTCCTCTTTGGGGGAATGCAGGTCATGCTCTCCGGACTCCTTTTCTCGCTTATCGGGTATTTTGGATTCGGCCTGGAGAGCAAAACAGCCATCGTGATCGGGTTTGCCCTTTCACTCTCTTCGACAGCGATCGTACTGAAGATACTCAATGAGAACAACGAGATCCACGCGGGGTACGGCCGTACCACTGTTGGTATATTGATCTTTCAGGACCTTGCGGTCATCCCCATACTCCTCATGGTCTCCATCTTTACCTCGCAGAGCGATTCTATAGGGACACTGCTGCTCAATACGCTGGGAAGTGCCATACTTGTCTTCATTATCCTCTTCGTGGTCGGGAAATATTTTCTGGAACGTTTTTTCGATCTTATTATGGATACCGGTTCTGAAGAGATCTTCCTTGTGGCGGTTTTGCTGGGCGTACTCTCCGCCTCCGTCCTGGCGGAAGTCTTTGGTTTCTCCTACTCTCTGGGAGCATTCATCGCCGGTATGATGCTCTCCGAGACCAAATACCGCTACCGCATAGAGGCCGACCTGGTACCGTTCAGAGATATTCTTCTGGGGGTCTTCTTCGTCTCCATCGGTATGCTCATAGACTGGCACTCCATCATTACCTACGGGCATATCATACTTGGACTCCTCGTAGGGATAATGCTGCTCAAAGGCCTGCTTATTTATCTGCTTTTGAACGTTTTCATCCAAAAAAGAACGGCGCTCAAGACAGCACTTGCCCTCTTCGAAGTGGGGGAGTTCTCGCTGGCGATTTTTGCTCTGGCCAATGCCAAGGGGCTCATAGAACCGGGCCTCAACCAGATACTCATCATCACCGTGGTACTCTCTATGATCCTCACGCCGTTCGTACTGAAGAACATCAAAACGATCGCCGACAAACTGACCATTGAACCCGATACCCTGCGTGAACGTGCGATGGTGGGCGGGACCTACACGGACCACATCATCGTCTGCGGCTACGGCCCGCTTGGTCAGAAGCTGGTCAAGACCTTCAAGGAGCGCAACCTGCTCTATGTCATTCTTGAACATGATGTGAAAGTGGTGGATAGTGTCATCGCCAACGGTGAAGAGGCGATCTTCTTTGCAAACGCCGCACAGAAGATGGTACTGGAGCATTTCAATGTTGCCCAGTGTGCAGCGATCGTCGTGACCATCGACAACGAGATACAAAAACAGCTCATCTGTGAGAACATCGCTTCATTCGGTCCGCATATCAACAGTGTCGTCAAAGTGATGAACAATGCGGAAGAGGAGAGCATCTCGGCACTTGGCATCAAGCATGTGGTCAATGCAAGGAATATCGTTGCCGATATTATGGCAGAAGAGGTACTTGCCTGTCATATCGGGTGAGAGGATTTTATATGATCCCCCATCCTAAGCACAAAGAAAATCTCTAAAGTTCTTCAATGTCACTTTCAGGCAAGGCGACAATGCGTCTTTCCATAAGGTTGATTTCATTGACCAGTTTTTTAGAGACCTCTTCCATTGATGTAAAATACTCTTTTGCAAGCTTGACAGAGTCCTCTGTTATTTTTTTCTTTTTACCAAACAGTTTGCTGAAAAATCCCTGCGGTTCCATATCATAATAGATCTTATAGATATTCAGATAGATGTCATGAAGTTCAAAGTGAAGCTTTTCAATTTCAGACATACAGTCCATAGGATTGTTCCTCAGGCCGTTCAGCCTTTGTGCATCAGAGTAGAACCATTTCCCGAACTGGCATTGCGTAGAGTTGACAGGAATGGCATCCTCTTCCATCTTGAAACCGGATATCAGCATTTTGGCACGCTGTACCCAGTTGATATGTGCTGCTTTTGCCGCTCTTAACTGTTCCAGGATCGTATTTTTTTCCATAACTAAAACTCCTTATTCTTAATAAGAATATTTTATCACTATTTATCTTTTTTGCAGATAAAGTACAGATATTTTGGATCCTGTGCAATGATGCTGGTTAATGTTTCGCTTCACGTGCAAGTGCTTCAATGAGCCTGAGCATCATTCTGACACCGGCACCTGATGCCCCATGCGGGTTCTCACCCCAGGCATGTTCCACAAAAGCCGGTCCGGCGATGTCGATGTGGGCCCATTTCTCCTTGTGGTCCTTGTCGATGAACTCAGAGAGGAACTGACCAGCGGTAATGGCTCCACCGTAACGTGTGTTGGAGATGTTGCAGACATCGGCGATATCACTTTTGATCGTTTTGTGAAGATACGGGTTGAAGTCGAGTGCCGTTGCCAGTTCTCCCGAGATCTTCGCCTGTTTCGTCACCATGTTTTTCACCTCTTCATTGAAGCCCATGACTCCTGAAGTGTAGTGTCCCACACCGACCACACAGGCGCCTGTAAGGGTAGCGAAGTCGAAGAGGTAGTCTGCTTTGACCTCCTGCTGGGCATAGGCGAGGGTGTCGGCAAGAACAAGACGTCCTTCGGCATCGGTATTGCGTATCTCGATGGTCTTGCCGTTCTTGGCGACCAGTACGTCATCGGGTTTGTAGGCATCGCCGCCTATCATATTTTCTACCGCGCCTACAAAGCCGTGTACTTCCACAGGCAGATTCATCTCCGAGATCGCTTTCATCAGTCCAAGTACTGCTGACCCGCCGCTTTTGTCCGATTTCATCGTGACCATATAGTCGGCAGGTTTGAGGCTAAGACCGCCCGAGTCGTAGGTCAGGCCTTTTCCTACAAGTGTGATGATCGCTTTTGGGTTTTTTGGTTTATGGGCGAGGTGGATCACTCTTGGTTTATGGCGTGATGCACGGGCTACGGCAAGCAGGGTCTCCATCTTCTCTTTTTTGAGTGCTTTTGGTTTGAGTATCTTGCATTTGAGCCCGTTCTCTTTTGCCAGATCTTCAGCGATCTCCGCCATGATCTGAGGGTAGCAGTCATCTGGAGTGGTGTTGACGATGTTTCGGGTAAAGTTGGTCGCTTCAGCAGCTATTTCACCATTGTGTACAGCACGAGCCGCCACTTCCATAGTGATCTCATGTGCATTGTAGCCCTCAAGAGAGATCTCGACAGTCTTGACAGGAGATTTCACTTTTTTGCTTTTGTATCGGGTGAATGTATAGCTTCCCAGTACGAGGCCTTCGACCATGGCCCTGATGGAAGCGGAACATCTCGGGTGGCTCACATAGGTAGCGATCTTGACTGTTCTATAGGCTTTTTTGCCGATGAGCGAACGCATTGCAGTAGCGACAGCCGGTCTGATACCTCGGCCTTTGAGTGTTTCCGCACCCACATAGAGCCTCTTTTTCTCTACGAGGTGGCACAATTCGTCCTGCTTCCCTGAGAAGCCGGTTTTTTTAAGTAGTTTTCTGTCTTTGACCGAATCGTGTTTAAGGTCGCCATCAATGACGATGATAATCTCCAGATCGGCTTTGATCTCTTTAAGAGCTGTAGTCGTTATATTGAAATTCATATTTTACCTTTTGGTTATATTGTATGTTTTGGAGTATAACCAAATATTGGTAAATAATCTCTCTTATTCGACTTTCTCTTTGGCTGTTACGATATCGATGATAAAACTGCCCGGTTTTTCATAACCGATGTGTTTGTGGACCGGTCTGTGTGTGGATGCATCTATGAAGTACATAGAGGGTGTCAACTTCACATCGAGCGTCTGTGCAATTTTTGAACTGATGTCTGTTACCACAGTGACCATATCTTCAAGTTCATATTTGACATTGTCATCACTGAGTGTATTGTGGACCATCAGTTCACACCAGTTGCAGTCGTCCTTGACCACGACGAGAAGTATCAGCTTCTTCTTTTGGGCTTTTGCTTTTTTGTAGGCATTTGTCAAACTGGTCTGGGCATCAAGCACCAGCGCAGCATCATTGGCAGTAATGGCCATCAGGCTGGATATCATCAATAGTGAAACTAGAAATGTTTTCATCTTTTTCCTTTCAATAACTTTTAACTATTTGTCAGAGTTTAGTAAGGGGTTTTAAATACCAGTATCATTGTTTAAATTATACCAGTATATCATATTTTATTATAGATCGAAAAATATAGATCGTGTGTTAAGTGTATTTTTTTGTTAAATTGAGAGAAGGGATAAGAATATCACCACAAGGATCGTGGTGATATCGAGTATAGAGAATGATCTACAGGAACTGCTCAGCCAAAATATCTTTGGCCTGCATCATATCTTTGTCGCCGCGTCCGGAGAGGTTGACCAGAATGGTCTTTCCCTTGACCTCTTCAGGCTTCATTTTTTTGAGGTAGGCGATAGCATGTGAACTTTCAAAAGCCGGAATGATACCTTCAGCCTGGGAAAGCCAGACAAAGGCTTCCATCGCTTCATCGTCGGTAATGTGGTCGTAGGTGACTCTTCCCTCATCTTTGAGATAGGCATGCTCCGGCCCGATACCAGGGTAGTCAAGTCCTGCCGAGATGGAGTGGGCTTCCTGTACCTGTCCGTCCTCATCCTGCAACAGATAGCTGAGCTGTCCGTGAAGTACGCCGGGACTGCCTTTTTCCAAAGAACATCCATGTTTGCAGTCCAAACCTTCCCCGCCGGCTTCGATACCGATGCATTCCACAGTTTCATCTTCAAGGAAGTGGCTGAAGATACCAAGCGCATTGGAACCGCCGCCGATACATGCGATGACTTTGTCGGGAAGGCAGCCTTCTACAACATCAAGCTGTGCTTTGGCTTCCCATCCGATAATACTCTGAATGTCACGGACCATCATCGGGTAGGGGTGGGGACCTGCTACTGTACCGATGAGATAGTAGGTGTCACGGGCATTGGTCACCCAGTGTCTGATGGCATCGTTCATAGCATCTTTCAGGGTCTTCGACCCGCTTTCAACCGCGTGTACTTTCGCTCCGAGCAGTTTCATACGGAAGACATTGAGCTCCTGGCGTGCGACATCTTTGGCACCCATGAATACCTCGCACTCCAGGCCAAAGAGGGCAGCAACCGTAGCAGTTGCTACGCCATGCTGTCCTGCACCTGTCTCTGCGATGATCTTTTTCTTCCCAAGTCTTTTTGCAAGGACTGCCTGAGCGACACAGTGGTTGATCTTGTGCGCACCGGTATGGTTCAGGTCTTCACGTTTAAGATAGATCTTCGCATCGAGCTCTTTGGAGAGGTTCTCTGCATAGTAGAGTGCAGAAGGGCGGCCCACATAGTTCTTGTAGTAGTGGTCCACCTCAGCCCAGAAATCTTTGTCGAAGCGTATCGCTTCATAGTCGAGACGAAGCTGTTCAAGGGCAGGCATCAGTGTTTCGGGTACGAAACGTCCGCCGAATTTGCCGAAATGCCCATTCTCGTCAGGGTCGAAGGAGCTTGGTTTTGGAATGTATATCTCTTTGTGTAGATCCATAGTTTTCTCTTCTGTAAAAATTAGGTAGATTATAGCGTATGGGAGGTTAGAAGTCACCTTTAGAGGAGCCCTTTATACAATGTAGCTTATCTCTGCCTGAGAACCAAGCCGCATAGGAGGTCCCCAGAAACCGATACCGCTATTGACGTAGATGCTTGAACCGTTTGGCAGCTCGTGAAGCCCTTTGACAAAAGGCTGCTGCAGCTTGACCAGATGTCCGAACGGCCAGATCTGCCCGCCGTGGGTATGGCCGCTGAGAATGAGGTCAGGGCGGTAGCTCCCCAGTTCTTCTATGAACTTGGGTTGATGTGCCAAGAGCAGTGTCCTGTAGTCGGGGTTGACTCCTTTGAAGGCTTTATGGATGTCAGGTTCAAGCAGTCCCATCCGATATCCTATAAGGTCTGTGACCCCTGCGATATTGAGTTTGAGGGCATCTATGGTGATATTTTCATTCATCAGAAGGGTCAGTCTGGTCGTTTTGATGAAATCAATGATCTCCATTGGATCATGAAAATACTCATGATTCCCCAAAATATAGTAGATACCGTGTTTGGCCTTGATACCATCGAGTTCCCTGATCGCAGGAGTAATGTATTCGAGTGATGTATCGATGAGATCACCGGTAATGCAGACGATATCAGGGTTGAGTACGTTTATTTTTTCAACTGCGTGGCGTACGAACTCCTGGTCTATCAGGCCTCCTATATGCAGATCGCTTATCTGTACGATGGAGAAGTCAAAAGTACCGAATTTCACGACATTGACCACCGGTTCCTTTCTGCCTTCATAGGCACCTGCACCGACATACGCGGTCGAGAGTGCCAAAAGCATACTGTCACCGCTCTTTTTGAAGAAGTGCCTTTTTTCATGGTCCACTTTTTTCAATGATTTATGAAAGATTTCAAGTATCTCATGAACGACAAGATAGAGAAGGAGTACAAAAGAGATACCAATAGAGAGTGAAAAGAGGTAGTAGAGGCTGTTACCTATGTAATCTGTATATCGCCCGATAACATAAAGTACATTGAAAATAAAGTTGAAGCCAAGCAAAAAGGTAAGTGTCCGTTTGATCTTCTCTGAAAAAAGCAGTTTTCTGATGACCCTCGAGTAAAAAAGATAATGCAGGGCGAAAAAAAAGAGTAGAAAAACGGCAAAAAACAGATACACTCTCATAAAAATTCCTTTTGACTATTGTACCACATGAGGGTAACTACAGAGAGAGGCTGCTTTGAAACCTTTTTTTCTTTGCTATATCTTCACCGTGTGCAGTATAGTTGTATTTTCTTTTTGCCTCGTTTATAAGCTTTTTGGGCATCTCATTGTAAACGGTATTCATATCTGTGTTTATGGTCCCAAGATAATAGGTCCTCCCCGGTACGATCTTTGCAATACTTTTGCTGCCAGAGCCATACCCCGCTTTGCCCCTGCTGCATCCGTAGTGTCCGCTGAGCGAATACTCTTTGAGTGTAATGTTCGTACTGGGTGCAGGAATTTTAACTGCGATAAATCCTTCAGATATCTTTTTGTCATGAAAGTAGAGTTCGTAATCCAAAGGAGCTTCGTTACTGCCTATGACCAGGTGCCTGACAGCCCGTTCCTTGCTGCCGTCTACACCGATGAGTACCGTAGCTGTGTTTTTACTGCCGGATGTCATTGTATCCGGATCGGCTAGTTCAACTGTATTGGTCGTACAGGCAGAAAAAAGGAGTGTGGAGAGTAAAAGTAATAGTGAGTTTTTCATTAACAATCCCTTCTGAGAACGTATTGTAATGAAATGTTTGTGTAGTTGTTGTGCATTTACTTGATGAAGTCTGTTCCCATGAATTGAATATTGGACATCACTCTATCTCAAGTACCGAGTAGACAGGGGCAGAGAATCCCTCTTTCCCGTTGAGG from Sulfurovum riftiae harbors:
- a CDS encoding DUF2157 domain-containing protein — protein: MAVRSKAEAQKRVDRITDFQTELKLLEQENIVSLTQAQHSAIDTYHQNLIGELSSAFDIDASSREKQLSLGMKITSFLGALGLAASLFFLFYQFWGRFPTYMQVLILVSTPLIGLGATAYISPRESTGYFSKILGFMTITAFVLNISMLGQIFNIAPSENAFLTWAVFSFLLAYATNARLLLAIGILFLSYFLSAKTGTWNGCYWIDFGERPENFFPAAILLFLLSFLPHHRFPGFPVIYRVFAMLLFFIPVLILANWGGVSYLDLDNNTIEAFYQLTGFMLSAAAIYAGVKKGWTDVINTGNIFFTIFLYTKLYDWWWEWMPKYLFFFLIGLTAILMLYLFKRLRSAAIAHSREVSK
- a CDS encoding methyltransferase domain-containing protein codes for the protein MAREDKERWDEKYLNNPIPNEPIKLITQYAKLATGNRALDIACGMGRHSKYLASLGFEVDAWDISSVAINSLKNLEHIHPKEVDLDTAEFPEETYDLVICTYFLKRTLFPKITRALKPGGIFLYETFVYHPDNERVPTNKSFLLEEGELEAAFDHEYDIMHLREYWNLDINGKKSLKAEMVAKKKSGSMSDEDFWA
- the xth gene encoding exodeoxyribonuclease III produces the protein MAKTTFISWNVNGIRAVEKKAALKWIDEAEVDFLGLQEIKAEADQIPESIFERDYKFQSINSSSKKGQSGVALYTDVKGLAMCCEHVDILDEGRINEYHFGDIAYFNVYFPNGQRNEERLAYKLAFYDRFLAHINELRSQGRSIVVCGDVNTAHRSIDLARPKANEDTSGFLPVERAWMDRLIENGYIDTFRHVHGDIEERYSWWSYRAGARSRNVGWRIDYFFVSDDLKGKIVDADILDDVMGSDHCPVKLVLDI
- a CDS encoding DUF1456 family protein, whose protein sequence is MKTNDILYKISKALSLTQEEMIEAYRLEGYEMTPSHLEALLKKRIDKDFSLCSYEELGVFLDGLVTLKRGPSPKRPNDDEAVPLTNNLILKKLRIALELKEPETEIIFGLGDATLSKQELKSLFRKEDHKNFKACTDDLLMAFLEGLDEFYYTGAEV
- a CDS encoding YceI family protein, with product MKRTLISLLAFASLTYAAGPDASTGCVLVQPKELNVTWKAYKTPEKIGVGGQFTAVKYIPASLEGKNFRELFVGSKVNIDTQKITTGNPGRDEKLVKFFFGTMSTNTIEAKIVDIKRSDKHEKGKPRTGSLSVEVTMNGKTRTVPMKYIYNKGKFDATGTIDLVDFAAGESLASINKACFDLHKGKTWSDVTIGFSTTVEATLCNTNIAKK
- a CDS encoding DUF302 domain-containing protein; the protein is MKKWLIIGLFALVFTGCENKKGAFLESVETQNDVPTAVAKLVSAVKSQGLVHFETIDHAKNAQSVGMRLKPETVVVFGNPKMGTKLMQCNPSMGLDLPLRMLFSTDYEGKTTITYTNPEYWTLKHNIKDKTCLGIIQKAHIAMQKLAEEAAAK
- the ychF gene encoding redox-regulated ATPase YchF, whose protein sequence is MGLGIGLVGLPNVGKSTTFNALTKAQNAESANYPFCTIEPNKAVVPVPDKRLDELAKIVNPERIQHSTLDFVDIAGLVKGASKGEGLGNKFLGNIRETEVILHIVRCFEDDNVVHTEGSIDPIRDVEIIEQELLFADIDAVIKRIEMLRKKAKGNDKDAKAQLAIAEALLAHIEEGHPVSTFAEIEDDAFKAMNRDLRLLTSKEIIYGANVDEEGLSEDNEFVQKLKAYAEERNSEVIKLCAKVEEEMVDFDDDEREEMLADLGVEESGLEQIIHKGFDKLGLMSYFTAGVKEVRAWTIRKGTTAPKAAAVIHNDFEKGFIRAEVISYEDFIKYGGEQGAKEAGKNRLEGKEYIVQDGDVMHFRFNV
- a CDS encoding cation:proton antiporter, yielding MENVLIVLIVTIAIATVLNVVLKKFDIPTVIGYVISGFVISSLYHFAEDSREALSHLAEFGIVFLMFTIGLEFSVNHLKHMKREVFLFGGMQVMLSGLLFSLIGYFGFGLESKTAIVIGFALSLSSTAIVLKILNENNEIHAGYGRTTVGILIFQDLAVIPILLMVSIFTSQSDSIGTLLLNTLGSAILVFIILFVVGKYFLERFFDLIMDTGSEEIFLVAVLLGVLSASVLAEVFGFSYSLGAFIAGMMLSETKYRYRIEADLVPFRDILLGVFFVSIGMLIDWHSIITYGHIILGLLVGIMLLKGLLIYLLLNVFIQKRTALKTALALFEVGEFSLAIFALANAKGLIEPGLNQILIITVVLSMILTPFVLKNIKTIADKLTIEPDTLRERAMVGGTYTDHIIVCGYGPLGQKLVKTFKERNLLYVILEHDVKVVDSVIANGEEAIFFANAAQKMVLEHFNVAQCAAIVVTIDNEIQKQLICENIASFGPHINSVVKVMNNAEEESISALGIKHVVNARNIVADIMAEEVLACHIG